In Mycolicibacterium aubagnense, the DNA window GGTATCCGCGGCGGGCACGCGGCCTGCGACGTCAACCTCGGCTTCGACGTGAATGTCTGATCGCATCTTCGCGGCCGCCCCGCGGCGATAGGCTCGGAGCGTTCATCGGAAACAAGCTCGGCAAGGAGCAGTCCATGACTCTCGAAGCAGTCGCGACGTCATTCGAGCAGAACGTCGCCGCCGTGCAGGAGTATTTCGACAGCCCCCGTTTCGACGGCATCACGAGGCTCTACACCGCGCGTCAAGTGGTCGAACAGCGCGGCACCATCTCGTCCGACTACCCGGTGGCCAGGCAGGCCGCCGAAGCGTTCTATCCGCGGTTGCGGGAATTGTTCGCTCAGAAGAAGAGCATCACCACGTTCGGGCCGTACTCCCCCGGCCAGGCGGTGGTGATGAAGCGGATCGGTATCGAAGGCATCTACCTGGGCGGCTGGGCCACCTCCGCCAAGGGCTCCATCAGTGAGGACCCCGGGCCCGACCTGGCCAGCTACCCGCTGAGCCAAGTACCCGACGAAGCCGCCGGCCTCGTGCGCGCCCTGCTCACCGCGGACCGCAATCAGCAGTACCTGCGCCTGCAGATGACGCCCGAACAACTTGCGGCAGCTCCGCCTCCCGTCGATTACCGGCCGTTCATCATCGCCGACGCCGACACGGGCCACGGTGGAGATGCCCACGTACGCAACCTGATTCGGCGGTTTGTCGAGTCCGGCGTGCCTGGCTATCACATCGAGGATCAGCGGCCCGGCACCAAGAAGTGCGGCCACCAAGGCGGCAAGGTGTTGGTCCCGTCGGACGAACAGCTCAAGCGCCTCAACACCGCGCGCTTCCAGCTGGACATGATGGGAGTGCCGGGAATCATCGTGGCTCGCACCGACGCCGAGGCCGCCAACCTCATCGACAGTGCTGCCGATGAGCGCGACCAGCCGTTCCTGCTGGGCGCCACCAACCTCAAGATTCCGTCGTACAAGTCGTGCTTCCTGGCCATGGTCCGGCGGTTCCATGACAAGGGCGTCACCGACCTGCGCGGGCACCTGTTGTACGCGCTGCCCGAGGGTCAGTACGCCATCGCCGAGGCGTGGCTGGACAGCCACGGCATCGCTGGCCTCGTCGACGAAGCTGCGGCTGACTGGGACCAGAATTCCGGACAGTCCGTCGACTCCGTCTTCGACAAGGTCGAGTCGAAGTTCGTCGAGGCCTGGCAAGCGGATTCAGGGCTGACCACCTACTGTGAGGCCGTCGCCGAGGTGCTGCAGTTCCGGGCCAAGGAGGGCGAGGCCACCGCGGTGAGCCCGGACGAATGGCGCACGTTCGCCGCCCGCGCGTCGCTGTACGCGGCCCGGGAGAAGGCCCGCGAGCTGGGTGCGGACGTCGCATGGGACTGCGAGCTCGCGAAGACCCCTGAGGGCTACTACCAGGTGCGCGGCGGGATCCCCTACGCCATCGCGAAATCCCTTGCGGCCGCACCGTTCGCCGACATTCTGTGGATGGAGACCAAGACCGCGGACCTGGCCGAAGCCCGCGAATTCGCCGAGGCCATCCACGCTGAATTCCCGGACCAGATGATGGCCTACAACCTGTCGCCGTCGTTCAACTGGGACACCACCGGTATGACTGACGATGAAATGCGAGCGTTTCCAGAGGAACTCGGCAAGATGGGGTTCGTCTTCAATTTCATCACCTACGGCGGCCATCAGGTCGACGGGGTAGCGTGCGAGGAGTTCGCGACGTCCCTCCGGCAGGAGGGCATGCTGGCGCTCGCCCGGCTGCAACGCAAGATGCGCCTGGTCGAATCTCCTTACCGCACACCGCAAACACTCGTCGGCGGCCCGCGCAGCGATGCCGCGCTGGCGGCATCGTCCGGCCGCACGGCCACCACCAAGGCCATGGGCGCGGGCTCGACCCAGCACCAGCACCTGGTGCAGACGGAGGTGCCCAAGAAGCTGCTCGAAGAGTGGCTGGCCATGTGGAGCGACCACTACCAGATCGGCGAGAAGCTGCACGTACAGCTGCGTCCTCGCCGCGCCGGGTCGGACGTCCTGGATCTGGGCATCTACGGCAGCAGCGACGAGCCGCTGGCGAACGTCGTCGTCGACCCGATCAAGGACCGGCACGGCCGCAATATCCTGACGGTGCGCGACCAGAACACCTTCGCCGAGAAGCTGCGGCAGAAGCGCCTGATGGATCTGATCCACGTGTGGCTGATCCACCGATTCAAGTCGGAGATCGTCTACTACGTGACACCGACCGAGGACAACATCTACCAGACCGAGAAGATGAAGTCCCACGGCCTGTTCAGCAACGTCTACCAGGAGGTCGGCGAGATCATCGTGGCTGACGTGAATCAGCCGCGGATCGACGAACTGCTGGCGCCGGACCGCGAGGCCCTGTGGCGCCTGATCCGCAAGGAGGACTAGGGGCGGGCCGGATCCGGCTCTGCCGTACCGAAGATCGCAATCGCGACCGCACCGGCCACTGCGGTCGCGAATGCGACCCCCACCAACCACCCGAACCCCGGCTTGGCCACATCACCGAGCAACAGGACACCGACCACACCGGGTATCACGGTCTCGCCCATGACCAGGGCGGCCGCAACTCCGTTCACCGAACCCACCTGCAACGCGACGGTGAACAGGTAGAACCCGCCCGCACCCGCGATCACGACCGCCCACGATGCCGGGTCGGCGATGAGGACGTGCCACTTCAGCGGATCCAGGCCGTGGACAATCCGCACCGCCACCGCCATGGCGCCG includes these proteins:
- the aceA gene encoding isocitrate lyase ICL2, which encodes MTLEAVATSFEQNVAAVQEYFDSPRFDGITRLYTARQVVEQRGTISSDYPVARQAAEAFYPRLRELFAQKKSITTFGPYSPGQAVVMKRIGIEGIYLGGWATSAKGSISEDPGPDLASYPLSQVPDEAAGLVRALLTADRNQQYLRLQMTPEQLAAAPPPVDYRPFIIADADTGHGGDAHVRNLIRRFVESGVPGYHIEDQRPGTKKCGHQGGKVLVPSDEQLKRLNTARFQLDMMGVPGIIVARTDAEAANLIDSAADERDQPFLLGATNLKIPSYKSCFLAMVRRFHDKGVTDLRGHLLYALPEGQYAIAEAWLDSHGIAGLVDEAAADWDQNSGQSVDSVFDKVESKFVEAWQADSGLTTYCEAVAEVLQFRAKEGEATAVSPDEWRTFAARASLYAAREKARELGADVAWDCELAKTPEGYYQVRGGIPYAIAKSLAAAPFADILWMETKTADLAEAREFAEAIHAEFPDQMMAYNLSPSFNWDTTGMTDDEMRAFPEELGKMGFVFNFITYGGHQVDGVACEEFATSLRQEGMLALARLQRKMRLVESPYRTPQTLVGGPRSDAALAASSGRTATTKAMGAGSTQHQHLVQTEVPKKLLEEWLAMWSDHYQIGEKLHVQLRPRRAGSDVLDLGIYGSSDEPLANVVVDPIKDRHGRNILTVRDQNTFAEKLRQKRLMDLIHVWLIHRFKSEIVYYVTPTEDNIYQTEKMKSHGLFSNVYQEVGEIIVADVNQPRIDELLAPDREALWRLIRKED